One Actinomycetota bacterium DNA segment encodes these proteins:
- a CDS encoding transcriptional repressor: MTPLIDRLRRRGWRLTAQRRVIAEAMTGEHVHMAADEVLERAREALPEVSLATVYNTLNELVSIGELLEITHADGRKRYDPNVAERHHHLVCVECGRMLDVHANDPNLPADQQQGFEVLGVEVTFRARCPGCANAA, encoded by the coding sequence GTGACACCGCTGATCGACCGTCTGCGCCGGCGTGGGTGGCGGCTGACGGCCCAGCGACGCGTCATCGCCGAGGCGATGACGGGCGAGCACGTGCACATGGCGGCCGACGAGGTCCTCGAACGTGCCCGCGAGGCCCTGCCCGAGGTCAGCCTGGCCACCGTCTACAACACCCTCAACGAGCTGGTCAGCATCGGCGAGCTGCTCGAGATCACCCACGCCGACGGCCGCAAGCGCTACGACCCCAACGTCGCCGAGCGCCACCACCACCTCGTGTGCGTGGAGTGCGGGCGGATGCTCGACGTCCACGCCAACGACCCGAACCTGCCAGCCGACCAGCAACAGGGGTTCGAGGTCCTCGGCGTCGAGGTCACCTTCCGTGCGCGCTGCCCGGGGTGCGCCAACGCCGCCTGA